In the Oryza glaberrima chromosome 6, OglaRS2, whole genome shotgun sequence genome, one interval contains:
- the LOC127776209 gene encoding protein-tyrosine sulfotransferase: MAFGGLALALALLVVSVNLLQVASSDGDHARCEGVVKGWAASVAGSEGKDGDKLSLRDLLFFLHIPRTGGRTYFHCFLKKLYTNAEECPRSYDKLRFDPSHPDCKLVVSHDDYSFMSKLPSERTSVVTILRNPVDRVFSTYEFSVEVAARFLVHPNLTSAKLMTSRVLTKSRAVSTLDIWPWKYLVPWMREDLFARRDARGIDKVRSSHRVNAYDVEDMVMPLHQYINDPVAHEIIHNGATFQITGLTNNSYLSGAHEVRHCVRKHPDLGHFVLQVAKSRLDRMLYVGLTEEHEESARLFAHMVGAQVLSQSGALNLDIKDNQPTGNDSHSSTLDPEDEETNEHLNSTHGSQNNRALNAADTVKDDHGKGNLTVGKLMEAYEGCISKLRKSQSNRRKISLRKVEGANFSKEARRQVPEAVLEQIISLNSLDMELYEHAKKIFTQEHLMLKIQQSTVIQHKQLTDQKGWIEMVCSSWSCSPWKVVLFGLGVTITIALIILALTTRRRTFKLKV; this comes from the exons TGAACTTGCTCCAGGTTGCGAGCTCCGATGGCGACCACGCGCGCTGCGAGGGGGTCGTCAAGGGCTGGGCGGCCTCGGTTGCGGGGAGCGAGGGCAAGGATGGGGACAAGCTGAGCCTCAGGGATCTGCTCTTCTTCCTTCACATTCCTAGAACCGGTGGCCGTACCTACTTCCACTG CTTCCTGAAAAAGCTGTATACCAATGCTGAGGAGTGTCCGCGATCCTACGATAAGCTGCGGTTCGACCCCAG CCATCCTGATTGTAAGCTGGTTGTTAGTCATGATGACTATAGCTTCATGTCCAAGCTGCCAAGTGAGAGAACTTCTGTTGTCACAATACTAAGGAACCCAGTTGACCGAGTATTCAGCACATATGAGTTCTCGGTCGAAGTTGCAGCCAGATTTCTTGTGCATCCAAACTTAACATCTGCAAAGTTAATGACTAGCCGTGTGTTAACAAAATCTCGTGCTGTAAGTACATTGGATATATGGCCTTGGAAATACTTGGTCCCGTGGATGAGAGAAGATCTGTTTGCCAGG AGAGATGCTAGGGGGATTGATAAAGTGAGAAGTAGCCACAGGGTTAATGCATATGATGTGGAGGATATGGTTATGCCACTACACCAGTACATTAATGATCCTGTTGCGCATGAAATCATTCATAATGGAGCTACCTTTCAG ATTACTGGGCTAACAAACAATTCTTACCTCAGTGGAGCACATGAGGTTCGGCACTGTGTCAGAAAGCACCCTGATCTTGGTCATTTTGTGCTTCAAGTTGCTAAG AGCAGGCTGGACCGTATGCTATATGTAGGACTTACAGAAGAACATGAAGAATCTGCGAGGTTGTTTGCTCATATGGTAGGAGCACAGGTGCTTTCACAATCTGGAGCACTGAACTTAGATATCAAGGACAATCAGCCCACTGGAAATG ACTCTCACTCATCCACGCTGGACCCAGAGGACGAAGAAACAAATGAACATCTG AATAGCACACATGGTTCGCAAAATAACCGAGCTCTGAACGCTGCAGACACTGTCAAGGACGATCATGGAAAAGGAAAT TTGACTGTTGGTAAGTTGATGGAAGCTTACGAGGGTTGCATTTCAAAACTGCGAAAATCTCAATCTAATCGTCGTAAAATCTCTCTCAGAAAGGTGGAAGGAGCAAACTTTTCGAAGGAG GCACGACGGCAGGTACCAGAGGCGGTTTTGGAGCAAATCATCTCACTAAACAGCCTTGACATGGAACTATATGAGCATGCCAAGAAGATATTTACACAAGAACATCTTATGCTAAAAATTCAGCAGTCCACGGTCATACAACACAAGCAATTGACAGATCAGAAG GGCTGGATAGAAATGGTCTGCAGTTCCTGGAGTTGCTCTCCTTGGAAGGTTGTACTATTTGGTCTTGGGGTCACAATAACCATCGCACTTATCATACTTGCTTTAACAACGAGAAGAAGAACGTTTAAACTTAAGGTCTGA